One region of Chloroflexota bacterium genomic DNA includes:
- the speD gene encoding adenosylmethionine decarboxylase: protein MNALGKHMLLELRDCNKELLNDLSFLQSALVSAAEQAGATVIGKHFHRFSPQGVSGIVLISESHLSLHTWPEFGYAAVDIFTCGDSVNSELAAELLIKSLQSKDPTIMEIKRGVLIS, encoded by the coding sequence TTGAATGCGCTAGGGAAGCATATGCTGTTGGAACTGAGGGACTGCAACAAGGAGTTGCTGAATGATCTGAGTTTTCTGCAAAGTGCTCTTGTTTCCGCAGCTGAACAAGCTGGTGCTACTGTCATAGGCAAACATTTCCATCGTTTCTCTCCCCAGGGTGTGAGTGGAATAGTGCTTATTTCTGAGTCTCATTTGTCCCTGCATACCTGGCCTGAATTTGGCTATGCTGCAGTGGATATCTTTACCTGCGGGGATTCAGTGAATAGTGAATTGGCAGCAGAACTATTGATAAAGAGCCTGCAGAGCAAAGACCCCACTATCATGGAGATAAAGAGAGGGGTTTTGATATCGTAG